One Leptolyngbya sp. CCY15150 DNA segment encodes these proteins:
- the acpP gene encoding acyl carrier protein, whose translation MSQDDTFLKVQKIVADQLSVDINEVKPEASFANDLGADSLDTVELVMALEEEFDIEIPDEAAEKIATVQSAVDYINSKAAA comes from the coding sequence ATGAGCCAAGACGACACGTTTCTGAAAGTTCAGAAGATAGTTGCAGATCAACTCAGTGTTGATATTAACGAAGTGAAACCGGAAGCAAGTTTCGCCAATGACTTGGGTGCAGACTCCCTCGATACGGTGGAATTAGTCATGGCCCTGGAAGAAGAATTCGACATTGAAATTCCTGATGAAGCGGCTGAAAAAATTGCCACGGTGCAATCTGCCGTCGATTACATCAACAGCAAAGCCGCAGCATAG
- a CDS encoding histone deacetylase, whose product MDLPLVYHPGYVAPLPSTHRFPMVKFRRLHDLLISSGIAQPHQFHQPAEPPKDWFELVHHPVYVQQYCTGSLDTKAQRRIGLPWSESLMNRTRIAIGGTVLTATLALKHGLACNTAGGTHHAFPDYGSGFCIFNDLAIAARVIQHQGLAQRILILDLDVHQGDGTALIFQQDDSVFTFSMHCEANFPGRKQVSDLDVPLPIGMEDEDYLKTLDRYLPDLLSQVKPDLVLYDAGVDPHVSDRLGKLALTDHGIFCREMQVLQTCVSQGYPVACVIGGGYSDDFEALVYRHSLLHRAASTVYRHQRL is encoded by the coding sequence ATGGATCTTCCACTGGTTTACCATCCTGGCTACGTCGCCCCCCTACCCTCCACCCATCGCTTTCCGATGGTCAAGTTTCGGCGACTTCACGACCTGCTGATCTCCAGCGGGATTGCCCAGCCCCATCAATTCCACCAGCCAGCCGAACCGCCCAAGGACTGGTTTGAGCTTGTACATCACCCCGTCTACGTGCAGCAATACTGCACGGGATCCCTAGACACCAAGGCCCAACGCCGCATTGGTCTACCTTGGAGCGAGAGCCTCATGAACCGCACGCGCATCGCCATCGGTGGCACGGTGCTCACGGCTACCCTAGCTCTTAAGCATGGACTGGCCTGCAACACAGCGGGGGGTACCCACCATGCTTTTCCAGATTATGGGTCAGGGTTTTGTATTTTCAACGATTTAGCGATCGCCGCCCGCGTGATCCAGCATCAGGGGCTGGCCCAGCGCATTCTGATCCTCGACCTCGATGTTCACCAAGGGGACGGCACCGCCCTCATTTTTCAGCAAGACGACAGCGTCTTCACGTTTTCCATGCACTGCGAGGCCAATTTTCCAGGGCGAAAACAGGTGAGCGATTTAGACGTGCCGCTGCCCATTGGCATGGAAGACGAGGACTATCTCAAAACCCTAGACCGCTATCTGCCCGATCTCCTCTCCCAGGTCAAACCCGATCTGGTGCTCTACGATGCTGGCGTTGATCCCCACGTGAGCGATCGCTTGGGCAAACTAGCCCTCACCGATCACGGCATCTTCTGTCGCGAAATGCAGGTATTGCAAACCTGTGTCTCCCAGGGCTATCCAGTAGCCTGTGTGATTGGCGGCGGCTACAGTGACGACTTTGAAGCCTTGGTCTATCGCCATTCTCTCCTGCATCGAGCCGCCAGCACCGTCTATCGCCACCAGCGCCTCTAG